One Algibacter sp. L3A6 genomic region harbors:
- a CDS encoding NAD(P)/FAD-dependent oxidoreductase yields the protein MEHIVIIGNGISGVTAARHIRKLSDKKITIISAETEYFFSRTALMYVYMGHMTFEHTQPYENWFWKKNRIELKKGFVKTVETENKTLHFQDGASLTYDKLIIATGSKPNKFGWPGQDLDGVMGMYHKQDLENLEKYAPNNKVCKRAVIVGGGLIGIEMAEMLHSRHIPVTFLVRENSFWNGVLPEGESNMINREILSSGIDLRLSTNLKEIVADENGNVKSVIIDETGEELPCNVVGLTAGVSPNIDFIRDSGIEIGRGVKVNRYLETNVEGIYAIGDCAEQHEGIDQRRPIEAVWYTGRMMGETLAQTICDNKTQYKPGHWFNSAKFIDIEYQTYGWVWAQAKEHESRFYWEHEDGKKCIHINYDKTTREFIGINNFGIRMRHEFFDKILNEKRTVDYVLEHLADANFDPEFYKLHEKEIVAKFNQENNTNIQLKKKSWKRIFSKA from the coding sequence ATGGAACATATTGTTATAATCGGGAATGGAATTTCGGGTGTTACCGCAGCGCGACACATTAGAAAACTTTCTGACAAAAAAATTACTATTATATCGGCAGAAACCGAATATTTTTTCTCTCGAACAGCACTTATGTACGTATACATGGGGCATATGACGTTTGAACATACACAACCCTATGAAAATTGGTTTTGGAAAAAGAATAGAATAGAATTAAAAAAGGGTTTTGTTAAAACAGTTGAAACTGAAAACAAAACGCTTCATTTTCAAGACGGCGCATCTTTAACCTACGATAAGCTTATTATAGCTACCGGAAGTAAACCTAATAAATTTGGTTGGCCTGGTCAAGATTTAGATGGCGTTATGGGCATGTACCATAAGCAAGATTTAGAAAATCTAGAAAAATATGCACCCAATAACAAGGTGTGCAAACGTGCCGTAATTGTTGGAGGTGGATTAATTGGTATTGAAATGGCTGAAATGCTACACTCACGACATATTCCTGTAACTTTCTTAGTACGAGAGAATAGTTTTTGGAATGGTGTTTTACCTGAAGGTGAAAGCAATATGATAAACCGAGAAATTTTAAGTAGCGGTATCGATTTACGGCTTTCTACCAACTTAAAAGAAATAGTTGCCGATGAGAACGGTAATGTTAAATCGGTTATTATAGACGAAACAGGAGAAGAACTACCTTGTAACGTGGTTGGCTTAACAGCTGGTGTTTCTCCAAACATAGATTTTATAAGAGATTCTGGAATTGAAATTGGGCGAGGTGTAAAAGTGAATCGTTACCTAGAAACTAACGTTGAAGGTATTTACGCCATAGGTGATTGTGCTGAGCAACATGAAGGTATTGACCAACGTCGCCCTATTGAAGCGGTTTGGTATACTGGCCGTATGATGGGAGAAACCTTAGCACAAACTATTTGCGATAATAAAACACAATATAAACCTGGACATTGGTTTAACTCTGCCAAGTTTATTGATATAGAATACCAAACTTATGGTTGGGTTTGGGCACAAGCCAAAGAGCATGAATCTCGTTTTTACTGGGAACATGAGGATGGTAAAAAATGTATTCATATTAATTATGATAAAACCACTCGAGAATTTATTGGTATTAACAACTTCGGAATCCGAATGCGTCACGAATTTTTCGACAAGATTTTAAATGAAAAACGCACGGTAGATTATGTTTTAGAACATTTAGCCGATGCTAATTTCGATCCTGAATTTTACAAACTTCACGAAAAGGAAATCGTTGCAAAATTCAACCAAGAAAACAACACTAACATTCAATTAAAAAAGAAAAGCTGGAAACGTATTTTTAGCAAAGCATAA
- a CDS encoding DUF547 domain-containing protein, giving the protein MKKHIIIVFTVSLLSVASFAQNTNEFFSKADAFFKTYVVNGKVDYSKIHNEPQALDEVLKLAEGISVSKTDANVYQAFWINAYNLSVIKGIVDNYPLKSPLDKKGFFDKTTYVLGGKNTTLNNIEHKLLREVFNDARFHFVLVCGAIGCPPLISKAYLPKTVDSQMTKQTKIALNGSFLKVNAKKKRVEASQIMEWYKGDFTMNGKNEIDFINLYRTEKIATDFKLSYFPYNWKTNAL; this is encoded by the coding sequence ATGAAAAAACATATTATTATAGTATTCACCGTGAGCTTATTATCTGTTGCCAGTTTTGCTCAAAACACAAACGAATTCTTTTCTAAAGCCGACGCTTTTTTTAAAACCTATGTAGTTAATGGTAAGGTAGATTATTCTAAAATACACAACGAACCTCAAGCTTTAGATGAGGTTTTAAAATTGGCCGAAGGTATTTCGGTATCAAAAACAGATGCAAATGTTTACCAAGCATTTTGGATAAACGCTTATAATTTATCAGTAATAAAAGGGATTGTAGATAACTATCCGTTAAAGTCGCCTCTAGATAAAAAAGGCTTTTTTGATAAAACAACATATGTTTTAGGTGGTAAAAACACAACGTTAAATAATATAGAACATAAACTTTTACGTGAGGTTTTCAACGATGCTAGATTTCACTTTGTATTAGTTTGTGGCGCTATAGGTTGTCCTCCATTAATAAGTAAAGCGTATTTGCCTAAAACGGTAGATAGCCAAATGACTAAGCAAACTAAAATTGCCCTTAACGGAAGTTTTTTAAAGGTAAATGCTAAAAAGAAACGTGTAGAGGCATCTCAAATTATGGAATGGTATAAAGGCGATTTTACCATGAATGGGAAAAATGAAATTGACTTTATTAACCTTTACAGAACTGAAAAAATAGCTACCGATTTTAAACTGAGTTACTTTCCATATAACTGGAAAACTAACGCGCTTTAA
- a CDS encoding glycoside hydrolase family 113 → MRRNMFLVLLTLFVLQSCNAQPKKINGVSFVASREAISQKNVMPVVNVNANFAAVMPFGFIRDITHPEIAFNTQRQWLGETKNGAQQYAVELQKHDIKIMIKPQIWVSHGVYTGHIEMATEANWKVFEQSYSKFILEYAKLAEEVNADIFCIGTELEKFVANRPEYWNNLIVEIKKIYNGKLTYAANWDEFKRTPFWAQMDYIGIDAYFPVSGTKTPTVAECMANWGTHKAVIKSTSETYKKQILFTEFGYRSVDFTGKEPWRSDRTMDSVNLEAQTNTSEALFKTFWMEDWFAGGFIWKWFHNHEKSGGENNSRFTPQNKPVEQLIKSHYEAYK, encoded by the coding sequence ATGAGAAGAAATATGTTCCTGGTTTTACTTACTCTGTTTGTTTTACAGAGTTGTAATGCTCAACCAAAAAAAATAAATGGTGTTAGTTTTGTAGCCTCTCGAGAAGCTATTTCTCAAAAAAATGTAATGCCAGTGGTTAATGTAAATGCCAATTTTGCGGCAGTTATGCCTTTTGGTTTTATTAGAGATATTACGCATCCCGAAATTGCTTTTAATACACAAAGGCAGTGGTTAGGCGAAACTAAAAATGGTGCACAGCAATATGCCGTAGAGCTTCAAAAGCATGATATAAAAATAATGATAAAACCACAAATTTGGGTGAGTCATGGTGTTTATACGGGGCATATTGAAATGGCTACGGAAGCAAACTGGAAAGTTTTCGAACAATCGTACTCTAAATTTATTTTAGAATATGCCAAGTTAGCCGAAGAGGTGAATGCCGATATATTTTGTATTGGTACAGAACTAGAAAAGTTTGTTGCAAACAGACCAGAATACTGGAACAATTTAATTGTAGAAATTAAAAAGATTTATAACGGTAAACTCACTTACGCTGCCAATTGGGATGAGTTTAAACGCACACCTTTTTGGGCACAAATGGATTATATAGGTATAGATGCGTATTTTCCGGTTAGCGGCACCAAAACACCAACAGTTGCGGAGTGTATGGCTAATTGGGGCACGCATAAAGCGGTTATTAAAAGTACATCGGAAACTTATAAAAAACAGATACTATTTACCGAATTTGGTTACCGAAGTGTCGATTTTACGGGTAAAGAACCTTGGCGAAGCGATAGAACTATGGATTCCGTAAACCTAGAAGCGCAGACTAATACGTCTGAAGCTTTGTTTAAAACCTTTTGGATGGAAGATTGGTTTGCTGGAGGGTTTATTTGGAAATGGTTTCATAACCATGAAAAATCAGGTGGAGAAAATAACTCGAGGTTTACGCCACAAAATAAACCTGTAGAACAGTTAATAAAATCTCATTATGAGGCTTATAAGTAA
- a CDS encoding POTRA domain-containing protein, whose product MKKTLLFILLITFAHGVAQNHMVADLKIQGNNKLKTSFIKSLASIKGGSILDSTIIEQDIKRLKRLPSVAHAYYQVFLSDDGAYNVFYGIEENFTLIPSLNIYTTDNDEFAYRVGLAEFNALGRNIAVGGFYQKDVFNSYALNFRAPYLFSKRFGLAFNLQSLTTLEPVFFNNTSANYRYNNKSVEISGLYEFNFSNKLEIGLNRFEEDYQYQNGETSENVPLELNIPKWLIKGIYDYNTLDYFYQYISGFRSQFNFQFVTSNQDGVDDFYIGWNDFFIFKRVGEKGNWANRVRLGLASNNDTPFAPFSVDNNVNIRGVGNTIDRGTGVIVVNTEYRHTLFEKDWFVLQGNAFIDAGSWRNPGGELSDFSRSENMKLYPGIGLRFFHKKIYNAVFRIDYGYGVSKNATQGLVFGIGQYF is encoded by the coding sequence ATGAAAAAAACTTTACTTTTTATTTTATTAATAACCTTTGCTCATGGTGTGGCTCAAAACCATATGGTGGCCGATTTAAAAATTCAGGGGAATAATAAATTAAAAACATCTTTCATTAAAAGTTTAGCGTCTATAAAAGGTGGTAGCATTTTAGATTCAACCATTATAGAGCAAGATATTAAACGATTAAAGCGTTTGCCGTCGGTTGCTCATGCGTATTATCAAGTTTTTTTGTCAGATGATGGTGCTTACAATGTGTTTTATGGCATTGAAGAAAACTTTACCCTTATTCCTTCACTTAATATTTACACTACCGATAACGATGAGTTTGCCTACCGCGTAGGTTTGGCAGAATTTAATGCTTTGGGCAGAAATATTGCCGTTGGTGGTTTTTATCAAAAAGATGTTTTTAATAGTTATGCTTTAAACTTTAGAGCGCCTTATTTGTTTTCTAAACGGTTTGGCTTGGCTTTTAACCTGCAAAGTTTAACGACTTTAGAACCTGTGTTTTTCAATAATACATCGGCTAATTATAGGTATAATAATAAGTCTGTAGAAATCTCTGGTTTGTATGAGTTTAACTTTAGTAATAAGCTCGAAATTGGATTAAATCGTTTTGAGGAAGATTACCAATACCAAAATGGTGAAACTAGCGAAAATGTGCCGCTAGAACTCAATATACCTAAGTGGCTTATAAAGGGGATTTACGATTATAATACGTTAGATTATTTTTATCAATACATTTCCGGATTCCGAAGTCAGTTTAATTTTCAGTTTGTAACCTCTAATCAAGATGGAGTTGATGATTTCTATATAGGCTGGAACGATTTTTTTATTTTCAAACGCGTTGGCGAAAAAGGGAATTGGGCAAATAGAGTTCGGTTGGGTTTAGCATCTAACAACGATACGCCTTTTGCACCGTTTTCTGTAGATAACAATGTTAATATACGTGGCGTAGGGAATACCATAGATAGAGGCACCGGAGTTATTGTTGTGAATACCGAATATCGCCACACACTTTTCGAGAAAGATTGGTTTGTTCTACAGGGTAATGCCTTTATAGATGCTGGTTCTTGGCGAAATCCCGGAGGCGAACTATCCGATTTTAGTAGAAGTGAAAACATGAAACTTTACCCAGGTATTGGGTTGCGGTTTTTTCATAAGAAGATCTATAATGCTGTTTTTAGAATAGATTACGGCTATGGTGTTTCTAAAAACGCCACACAAGGTTTAGTATTTGGTATTGGTCAGTACTTTTAA
- a CDS encoding pyruvate carboxylase — MKIKKILVANRGEIAIRIFRACTEISIKTVGIYTFEDRYSLHRYKADESYQIGEDNEPLKPYLNIDAIIKIASKNGADAIHPGYGFLSENADFAQACEDNGIIFIGPKVSVLKALGDKITAKTVAVENNIPIIQSNEKPLTDINVAISEAKIIGYPVMLKAASGGGGRGMRVIRKEDELKGAFNESKREALNAFGDDTVFLEKFVENPKHIEIQIVADSFGNTVHLFERDCSVQRRYQKVIEFAPSYGLKDETKQALYNYAIKICKAVNYNNIGTVEFLVDDDDSIYFIEVNPRVQVEHTVTEVITNIDLIKTQIFIAGGYKLADEQIKIPNQESIQINGYALQCRITTEDPQNDFKPDYGTVSAYRSASGFGIRLDAGSIYQGATISPFFDSMLVKVTANSRTLDGASRKIRRALAEFRIRGVKTNMPFLDNILKHDTFRQGKVTVNFIKANPDLFIFKAPRNRATKLITYLGDVIVNGNPDVKKVDHSKTFIKPKVPKFDPDARFPEGTKDLLSKLGPEKFSQWLMNEKKVHFTDTTMRDAHQSLLATRMRTYDMLKVAEGYAKNHPDIFSMEVWGGATFDVCLRFLQENPWERLRMLRKAMPNLLLQMLIRGSNGVGYKAYSDNLIGEFVEQAWENGVDVFRIFDSLNWMKSLGPCIEHVRTRTNGLAEGSICYTNDILNPENTKYNLKYYVNLAKEIENAGAHILGVKDMAGLLKPYAAYELISALKSELKIPIHLHTHDTSSIQSATYLKAIEAGVDVVDVALGGLSGLTSQPNFNSVVEMMKFQDRASSINIDSLNEYSNYWETVRDYYYPFESGLKAGSGEVFKHEIPGGQYSNLKPQAQALGLESRFHEITKMYGEVNTLFGDIVKVTPSSKVVGDMAQYLVSNNLTIQDVIERGDSISFPQSVVDLFKGELGQPVGGFPEALQKLILKDQKPYTDRPNAHIPPLDLDQEYKDFKKIFEHDLSRTIDYTDFLSYQLYPKVFTDAFNKHLKYDNLMNLPTKNFFYGMEIGEETIVELDKGKTLLITLDSIGKANEDGIVTVYFKVNGQGRSVEIKDTAIKVDKVENLKADKSDDNEIGAPLQGMLSTILVKKGEKVSKNQPLFIIEAMKMETTITANTDATVKKIVLRTGFMVNSEDLVVVLE; from the coding sequence TTGAAAATAAAAAAAATACTAGTAGCCAATAGAGGTGAAATTGCCATTAGAATTTTTAGAGCTTGTACGGAAATAAGCATAAAAACAGTAGGAATTTATACTTTTGAAGACCGCTACTCTTTACACCGATACAAGGCAGACGAATCTTACCAAATTGGAGAAGACAACGAACCTTTAAAACCATATTTAAATATTGATGCTATTATAAAAATAGCATCAAAAAATGGAGCCGATGCCATACATCCGGGGTATGGTTTTTTATCTGAAAACGCAGATTTCGCACAAGCTTGTGAAGATAACGGCATTATTTTTATTGGCCCGAAAGTTTCTGTTTTAAAAGCTTTAGGTGATAAAATTACGGCTAAAACAGTGGCTGTTGAAAATAATATTCCTATTATTCAAAGTAATGAAAAACCTTTGACAGATATTAACGTAGCAATTTCCGAAGCTAAAATAATTGGTTATCCTGTTATGCTAAAAGCGGCTTCTGGCGGCGGTGGTCGTGGTATGCGCGTTATTAGAAAAGAAGACGAACTTAAAGGTGCTTTTAATGAAAGTAAACGCGAAGCCTTAAATGCTTTTGGAGACGATACCGTTTTTCTTGAAAAATTTGTAGAAAACCCTAAGCATATCGAAATTCAAATTGTTGCCGATAGCTTTGGCAATACCGTGCATTTATTTGAGCGCGATTGCTCAGTACAAAGACGCTACCAAAAGGTAATCGAGTTTGCTCCATCTTACGGTTTAAAAGATGAAACCAAGCAAGCACTTTACAACTATGCCATTAAAATTTGTAAAGCCGTAAACTATAATAACATTGGTACTGTTGAGTTTTTAGTAGACGATGATGATTCTATTTACTTTATTGAAGTAAACCCGCGTGTACAAGTTGAGCATACCGTTACGGAGGTTATTACAAACATCGATTTAATAAAAACACAAATATTTATTGCTGGCGGTTATAAACTGGCCGACGAGCAAATAAAAATACCAAATCAAGAATCTATTCAAATAAACGGTTACGCGTTGCAATGCCGAATTACAACCGAAGACCCGCAAAATGATTTTAAACCCGATTACGGCACGGTATCAGCCTACAGGAGTGCTTCAGGTTTTGGTATTCGCTTAGATGCCGGTAGTATTTATCAAGGTGCTACTATTTCGCCATTTTTTGATTCTATGCTAGTTAAAGTAACAGCGAATAGTAGAACGTTAGATGGTGCGAGTAGAAAAATACGTAGAGCCTTGGCAGAGTTTAGAATTCGTGGTGTAAAAACCAATATGCCTTTTCTAGACAATATTTTAAAACATGATACTTTTAGACAAGGTAAAGTTACCGTTAACTTTATTAAAGCCAATCCGGATTTATTCATATTTAAAGCACCTAGAAATAGAGCTACAAAACTCATTACTTATTTAGGTGATGTTATTGTAAACGGAAATCCTGATGTTAAAAAAGTAGATCATTCTAAAACGTTTATAAAACCAAAAGTTCCAAAATTTGATCCCGATGCTCGTTTTCCTGAAGGCACAAAAGATTTACTTTCAAAACTCGGTCCCGAAAAATTTTCTCAATGGTTAATGAATGAAAAAAAAGTTCATTTTACCGATACTACAATGCGCGATGCACACCAAAGTTTATTAGCTACACGTATGCGAACTTACGACATGCTAAAGGTTGCCGAAGGTTATGCCAAAAATCATCCAGATATTTTCAGTATGGAAGTTTGGGGTGGTGCCACCTTTGATGTTTGCTTACGTTTTTTACAAGAAAACCCATGGGAACGTTTACGCATGCTACGCAAAGCGATGCCAAACCTTTTACTACAAATGCTTATTCGCGGATCTAATGGTGTGGGCTACAAAGCATATTCCGATAATTTAATTGGTGAATTTGTAGAACAAGCGTGGGAAAATGGTGTGGATGTTTTTAGAATTTTCGATTCACTTAACTGGATGAAATCTCTTGGCCCATGTATCGAGCACGTACGTACTAGAACAAACGGTTTAGCCGAAGGTTCTATTTGCTACACCAATGATATTTTAAATCCAGAAAACACAAAATACAACTTAAAATATTACGTTAATCTTGCCAAAGAAATTGAAAATGCAGGCGCTCATATTTTAGGTGTGAAAGATATGGCTGGTTTACTAAAACCTTATGCAGCCTACGAATTAATTTCAGCATTAAAATCTGAACTTAAAATCCCGATCCATTTACATACACATGACACCTCATCAATACAGTCTGCTACTTATTTAAAAGCTATTGAAGCTGGTGTAGATGTTGTAGATGTGGCACTTGGTGGTTTATCCGGATTAACATCTCAGCCAAACTTTAACTCTGTAGTAGAGATGATGAAGTTTCAAGATAGAGCCAGCAGTATAAATATTGATTCTTTAAATGAATATTCTAACTATTGGGAAACCGTAAGAGACTATTACTACCCGTTTGAATCGGGTTTAAAAGCCGGATCTGGCGAAGTCTTTAAACATGAAATTCCTGGCGGGCAATATTCAAACTTAAAACCACAAGCACAAGCATTAGGTTTAGAAAGTCGTTTTCATGAAATTACTAAAATGTACGGCGAAGTAAACACCCTTTTCGGCGATATTGTAAAAGTAACACCAAGTTCCAAAGTAGTTGGAGATATGGCACAATACTTAGTGAGCAACAATTTAACAATACAAGATGTTATTGAACGCGGCGATAGTATTTCGTTTCCACAATCGGTTGTAGATTTATTTAAAGGTGAACTTGGCCAACCTGTTGGCGGTTTCCCGGAAGCGTTGCAAAAATTAATTTTAAAAGACCAAAAACCTTATACCGACAGACCAAATGCGCATATTCCGCCATTAGATCTAGATCAGGAATACAAGGATTTCAAAAAAATATTTGAACACGACTTAAGCAGAACTATAGATTATACCGATTTTCTATCTTATCAACTCTACCCTAAGGTTTTCACAGATGCTTTCAATAAGCATTTAAAATACGATAATCTCATGAATTTGCCTACCAAGAATTTTTTCTACGGAATGGAAATTGGTGAAGAAACCATTGTTGAGCTCGATAAAGGAAAAACGCTACTTATTACTTTAGACTCCATAGGAAAAGCTAATGAAGATGGTATTGTAACCGTTTATTTTAAAGTGAATGGTCAAGGCCGAAGTGTTGAAATAAAAGACACCGCTATCAAAGTTGATAAAGTTGAAAACTTGAAAGCCGACAAAAGCGATGATAACGAAATTGGAGCGCCATTACAAGGTATGCTTTCTACTATTTTGGTTAAAAAAGGCGAAAAAGTAAGTAAAAATCAGCCGTTATTTATTATTGAAGCCATGAAAATGGAAACAACAATTACAGCAAATACCGATGCTACCGTTAAGAAAATTGTTTTAAGAACTGGTTTTATGGTAAACTCAGAAGATCTTGTTGTTGTTCTAGAATAA
- a CDS encoding metallophosphoesterase family protein, whose translation MRTIAIGDIHGGLKGLVQLLNKLEVKDEDELIFMGDYVDGWSESAQVVQFLIELSQKITCVFIKGNHDVWCEEWLETGEVNMTWYIHGGMETMASYDDFSDEEKTAHLAFFRKLKLYHLDDQNRLFLHAGFTSMHGVEKEVHKPALYFDRTLWELALAMDNNLDTKSYFYPNRLKHYHEIYIGHTPTTNFKCDIPMNAINIWNVDTGAAFKGRITGMDIETKTFLQSDPVYTLYPNEKGRNKD comes from the coding sequence ATGCGTACAATAGCAATTGGAGATATTCACGGTGGGTTAAAAGGTTTGGTTCAGCTTTTAAATAAGTTAGAAGTTAAGGATGAAGATGAACTTATTTTTATGGGCGACTACGTAGATGGTTGGAGTGAGTCGGCTCAGGTTGTACAGTTTTTAATTGAATTGTCACAAAAAATAACATGTGTTTTCATTAAAGGTAATCATGATGTTTGGTGTGAAGAATGGTTGGAGACTGGAGAGGTAAACATGACGTGGTATATACATGGAGGCATGGAAACGATGGCGAGTTATGATGATTTTTCAGATGAAGAAAAAACAGCGCACCTAGCCTTCTTTAGAAAACTTAAATTATATCATTTAGATGATCAAAATCGATTGTTTTTACACGCCGGATTTACATCTATGCATGGCGTAGAGAAAGAAGTGCATAAACCTGCGCTGTATTTCGATAGAACACTTTGGGAACTTGCTTTGGCCATGGATAATAACTTAGATACTAAATCGTATTTCTACCCAAATAGATTAAAGCACTATCACGAAATTTATATAGGGCACACACCAACAACTAATTTTAAATGCGATATTCCAATGAATGCTATAAACATCTGGAATGTAGATACCGGAGCAGCTTTTAAAGGTAGAATTACAGGTATGGATATTGAAACCAAAACGTTTTTACAAAGTGATCCTGTTTACACCTTATACCCAAATGAAAAGGGTCGTAATAAGGATTAG
- a CDS encoding carboxypeptidase-like regulatory domain-containing protein, translating to MKHFYIFIAIGLLSIYGHSQESLSAKILDSLTQEPIPYATISINDNSGVISNANGDFLIYLNKKSAKQDSLKIRCLGYETKQFLAKNFKDSIVFLSTKAMELDEVLVSNKNYTPEEIIEKVQENLENNYDHNFIKRKLFYRASSFQNLIKSDVEVNESTIPEFNQQFIDSLIAAIPKNADDYTELLANSYGIPGKKDKQKIDIIKASHLYDKSAEMSFETYEEKLNTILKENVKRDSYFKIKSGLFGVKTDIDSTAFDYGEHKEEVEKTEAMLAEEKKKEAERKKDFANYRKSAIAKLEHGSFIFEDSDLNFLEKQNRFEFKVEDYSFLNDEFVYKITFTPKRKEDFKGTIYVNTDDFAIVRIDYENVKTLNSFKLFGLSHTRNLKKGTLIYSKNEAEKYTLKYAEVEEGSQFGIKRPLTIIEKNKHVKGRRKQNELDTDIHFIMAIKEKSELIVFENEQITEVVFNDFKEKPEVTPVYLPKYDPEFWKGYNVIEPNQAIKDFKSLE from the coding sequence ATGAAACATTTCTACATTTTTATTGCCATCGGTTTACTATCTATTTACGGCCACTCACAAGAATCACTTAGTGCCAAAATTTTAGATTCTCTTACGCAAGAACCTATTCCGTATGCTACTATTTCTATTAATGATAACTCGGGTGTTATTAGTAATGCCAATGGAGATTTTCTTATTTATTTGAATAAAAAATCGGCCAAGCAAGATTCTTTAAAAATTAGATGTTTAGGTTACGAAACCAAACAATTTCTCGCTAAAAACTTTAAAGACAGCATTGTTTTTCTAAGCACAAAAGCTATGGAATTAGATGAGGTTTTAGTTTCTAACAAAAATTACACTCCAGAGGAAATTATTGAAAAAGTACAAGAAAACTTGGAAAACAATTATGATCATAATTTTATTAAAAGAAAATTATTTTACCGCGCTTCATCGTTTCAAAATTTAATAAAAAGTGATGTTGAGGTCAACGAATCGACTATTCCTGAATTTAATCAACAATTTATAGATAGTTTAATTGCTGCCATACCGAAAAACGCAGACGATTACACTGAGCTTCTAGCAAACTCATACGGTATACCAGGTAAAAAGGATAAGCAAAAAATAGATATTATTAAGGCGTCTCATCTATATGATAAAAGCGCAGAAATGAGTTTTGAGACCTACGAAGAAAAACTAAATACTATTTTGAAAGAAAATGTAAAACGTGATTCTTATTTCAAAATTAAATCGGGCTTATTTGGTGTAAAAACCGATATAGACTCTACCGCTTTTGATTACGGTGAGCATAAGGAAGAGGTTGAAAAAACCGAAGCCATGCTCGCAGAAGAAAAGAAGAAAGAAGCTGAACGTAAAAAAGATTTTGCTAATTACCGTAAATCGGCTATTGCGAAACTTGAGCATGGTAGTTTTATTTTTGAAGACAGCGATTTAAATTTTTTGGAAAAGCAAAATCGTTTTGAATTTAAAGTGGAAGATTATAGTTTTTTAAATGATGAGTTTGTTTATAAAATAACTTTTACACCAAAACGAAAAGAAGATTTTAAAGGTACAATTTATGTAAACACTGATGATTTTGCGATTGTTAGAATAGATTACGAAAACGTAAAAACCCTTAATAGTTTTAAATTATTTGGCTTATCGCACACAAGAAACCTAAAAAAAGGAACCCTTATTTATTCTAAAAACGAAGCAGAAAAATATACTTTAAAATATGCCGAAGTTGAAGAAGGCAGCCAATTTGGAATTAAACGCCCATTAACCATTATTGAAAAAAACAAACACGTTAAAGGCAGACGTAAACAAAACGAATTGGACACTGATATTCATTTTATAATGGCAATTAAGGAAAAAAGTGAATTAATTGTTTTTGAAAACGAACAAATAACAGAAGTTGTTTTTAACGACTTTAAAGAAAAACCAGAAGTAACACCCGTGTATTTACCAAAATACGATCCGGAATTTTGGAAAGGTTATAATGTTATTGAGCCTAACCAAGCTATTAAAGATTTTAAAAGTTTAGAGTAA
- a CDS encoding TIGR04283 family arsenosugar biosynthesis glycosyltransferase produces the protein MNKISIIIPVLNEAETIENLLFHLIDCSALNNISEIIVVDGGSTDGTIPIIKNLGLNIKVLSADKGRAKQMNLGASEANGNILYFLHADSFPPNRYDQLILSAIENGNAAGCFKMKFDSNHWWLKLASWFTQFNWQVCRGGDQSLFVTHSLFKDIGGFDENFTIYEDNDFIAKLYQRKQFVVLQDWLTTSARKYNSHGICKLQFHFWAIHLKKRLGASPEKLNRYYLKHIAAQNS, from the coding sequence ATGAATAAAATCTCCATTATAATTCCTGTTTTAAATGAAGCTGAGACGATTGAAAACTTGTTGTTTCATCTTATCGATTGTTCTGCTTTAAACAATATTTCAGAAATTATTGTGGTCGATGGTGGTAGTACCGATGGCACGATACCAATAATTAAAAACTTAGGATTAAATATTAAAGTTTTAAGTGCTGATAAAGGTCGTGCCAAACAAATGAATCTTGGAGCAAGTGAGGCTAACGGTAATATTCTATACTTTCTACATGCCGATTCTTTCCCGCCAAATAGATATGATCAACTTATATTATCGGCAATAGAAAACGGCAACGCTGCAGGTTGTTTTAAAATGAAATTCGATTCCAACCATTGGTGGTTAAAACTCGCGAGTTGGTTTACGCAGTTTAACTGGCAAGTGTGCCGTGGCGGCGATCAAAGCTTATTTGTTACTCACTCTCTTTTCAAAGATATTGGTGGCTTTGATGAAAATTTCACCATATACGAAGACAATGATTTTATTGCCAAATTATACCAACGTAAGCAATTTGTTGTGCTGCAAGACTGGCTAACAACCTCAGCTAGAAAATACAACAGTCATGGTATTTGTAAGCTTCAATTTCATTTCTGGGCTATTCATTTAAAAAAGCGTCTTGGTGCTTCTCCAGAAAAACTAAACCGCTACTATTTAAAGCATATTGCGGCACAGAATAGTTAG